Proteins co-encoded in one Kribbella qitaiheensis genomic window:
- a CDS encoding ATP-binding cassette domain-containing protein, producing MTVTPTPAPVSTGTVLSLRGVSKRFGAVQALKNIELDVRAGEVLALVGDNGAGKSTLVKTIAGVYTADDGTMVFDGVEVRVGSPAEAQQLGIATVFQDLALCDNLDVVANLYLGRELRRGNVLDEVEMERSSWELLRQLSAKIPSVRIPVASLSGGQRQTVAIARSLLGQPKVVMLDEPTAALGVAQTAEVLNLVERLRERGLAVILISHNMADVMAVADRVAVLRLGRNNGVFTVSETKTQDIIAAITGATDNAVSERAARRTRQEGSAS from the coding sequence ATGACTGTCACTCCCACCCCCGCACCAGTGAGCACCGGCACGGTGCTGTCGCTGCGTGGCGTCTCGAAGCGGTTCGGTGCCGTCCAGGCGCTGAAGAACATCGAGCTCGATGTCCGGGCCGGTGAGGTACTCGCGCTCGTCGGCGACAACGGCGCCGGCAAGTCGACGCTGGTGAAGACCATCGCCGGTGTCTATACCGCTGACGACGGCACGATGGTGTTCGACGGGGTGGAGGTGAGAGTAGGCAGCCCGGCCGAGGCCCAGCAGCTCGGAATCGCCACCGTCTTCCAGGACCTGGCCCTGTGCGACAACCTGGACGTGGTCGCGAACCTGTACCTCGGACGCGAGCTGCGCAGGGGCAACGTGCTCGACGAGGTCGAGATGGAGCGCTCCTCCTGGGAGCTGCTCCGCCAGCTGTCCGCCAAGATCCCGAGCGTCCGGATCCCGGTGGCCAGCCTGTCGGGCGGTCAGCGGCAGACGGTCGCGATCGCCCGCAGCCTGCTCGGCCAGCCCAAGGTCGTGATGCTCGACGAGCCGACCGCGGCACTCGGCGTAGCTCAGACCGCCGAGGTACTCAACCTGGTCGAGCGACTCCGCGAGCGTGGTCTCGCGGTCATCCTGATCAGCCACAACATGGCCGACGTGATGGCGGTCGCGGACCGGGTCGCGGTACTGCGGCTCGGTCGTAACAACGGGGTCTTCACGGTCAGCGAGACCAAGACCCAGGACATCATCGCCGCGATCACCGGTGCCACGGACAACGCAGTCTCCGAGCGCGCGGCGCGCCGGACCCGGCAGGAAGGTTCCGCATCATGA
- a CDS encoding ABC transporter substrate-binding protein encodes MSVSPTRLLGLGIAVTAVALSLAACGSDDKSDSAGGKSGNKIALLLPESKTTRYESLDRPLFTAALKTDCADCELIYSNADQDAAKQQTQAEAALTQGAKVLVLDPVDGKAAAAVVAAAKAQNVPVIAYDRFIDGANYYVSFDNETVGKLQAQTLLDTLKAAGKTAGNLAVINGSPTDPNAADFKKGAHSVLDASGYKIAAEFDTPDWSPDKAQAWMEGQLSAIKNGLVGVYAANDGTAGGAIAALKGGGVKPLPPVTGQDSELAAIQRIVSGDQAMTIYKAVKPQAEAAAKAAVALASGGKADSTSDFKGVPATILDPIAVTKANINDTVVKDGIYKVTDICTASFQAACTAAGLK; translated from the coding sequence ATGTCCGTCTCACCAACCCGTCTGCTCGGCCTCGGCATCGCCGTCACCGCCGTTGCCCTCTCGTTGGCCGCTTGTGGGTCGGACGACAAGTCCGACTCCGCCGGTGGCAAGTCCGGCAACAAGATCGCGCTGCTGCTCCCCGAGTCGAAGACCACCCGGTACGAGAGCCTCGACCGGCCGCTGTTCACCGCGGCCCTCAAGACCGACTGTGCCGACTGCGAGCTGATCTACAGCAACGCCGACCAGGACGCCGCGAAGCAGCAGACGCAGGCTGAGGCCGCGCTGACCCAGGGCGCCAAGGTGCTCGTCCTCGACCCGGTCGACGGCAAGGCCGCCGCCGCGGTCGTCGCCGCCGCGAAGGCGCAGAACGTCCCGGTCATCGCCTACGACCGCTTCATCGACGGCGCGAACTACTACGTCTCGTTCGACAACGAGACGGTCGGCAAGCTGCAGGCGCAGACCCTGCTCGACACCCTGAAGGCGGCCGGCAAGACCGCCGGCAACCTGGCCGTCATCAACGGCTCGCCGACCGACCCGAACGCGGCCGACTTCAAGAAGGGCGCGCACAGCGTGCTCGACGCCAGCGGCTACAAGATCGCGGCTGAGTTCGACACCCCGGACTGGAGCCCGGACAAGGCCCAGGCCTGGATGGAAGGCCAGCTGAGCGCGATCAAGAACGGCCTCGTCGGCGTCTACGCCGCCAACGACGGCACCGCCGGTGGCGCCATCGCGGCCCTCAAGGGTGGTGGCGTGAAGCCGCTGCCGCCGGTCACCGGTCAGGACTCCGAGCTCGCCGCGATCCAGCGGATCGTCTCCGGCGACCAGGCGATGACCATCTATAAGGCCGTCAAGCCGCAGGCCGAGGCCGCCGCCAAGGCCGCCGTCGCGCTCGCCAGTGGTGGCAAGGCCGACTCGACCAGCGACTTCAAGGGCGTCCCGGCGACGATTCTCGACCCGATCGCCGTCACCAAGGCCAACATCAACGACACTGTGGTGAAGGACGGGATCTACAAGGTCACCGACATCTGCACCGCGTCGTTCCAGGCAGCCTGCACCGCGGCCGGCCTGAAGTAA